The following coding sequences lie in one Fibrobacter sp. UWT2 genomic window:
- a CDS encoding UbiD family decarboxylase: protein MYKNLEQALLDLERAGMLKRIQREVDPYLEMPEIARQAFENNGPAILFEHVKGSPFRAVCNIFGSQERLDYLFRDTLKGTQTAVLFKSNPVEFFKHASPAKLLRAARTGLHSLPKKSGSLKDFKERKLSDLPQLVCWPEDGGAFITLPQVATRPAENASIMTTNVGMYRIQISGNEYASDECGLHYQIKRDIARHHQKAIEEGRPLKVSIFIGGTPAQTVAAVMPMPENLSELLFAGMLGGRRFRYFIHDGYLVSSDADFCILGELQPDLKPEGPFGDHIGYYSDRHPFPFLKVKKVLCKKNAIYPFTVVGRPPQEDTLFGSFIHQITKPMVPASIPGLVALHAVDDAGVHPLCLALAHERFRPYAKPEDREPLELLKTANAILGFNQASLTKYLLIAAAEDEEAGRKIDVNDIARFFGHVLERIDFSRDLHFETSTSIDTLDYTGSKLNHGSKLTLAAAGTKKRELRNNPEDLQTLKIPRITSAKIAMPGVIVLQGPTYDEAARDAFMAQIEAALAHWEFRENYPWISIVDSALDSSLDSGNLRDFLWLTFTRSDPAKDVFGYHAQVLEKHWGCVAPLMVDARIKPHHQKALTVPAEIRERARQILDEEKVFGGSK, encoded by the coding sequence ATGTACAAAAACTTGGAACAGGCACTGCTGGATCTTGAACGAGCAGGCATGCTCAAGCGCATTCAGCGTGAAGTGGATCCGTACCTGGAAATGCCCGAAATCGCGCGCCAAGCTTTTGAGAATAATGGTCCAGCCATTCTATTCGAACATGTCAAAGGAAGCCCATTTAGGGCCGTCTGCAATATTTTCGGCTCCCAAGAGAGGCTCGATTACCTGTTCCGCGACACTCTGAAGGGAACGCAGACCGCAGTCCTTTTCAAGTCGAATCCGGTAGAATTCTTTAAGCACGCCTCGCCCGCCAAGCTTTTGAGGGCTGCCCGCACAGGCCTGCATTCGCTCCCGAAAAAGAGCGGAAGCCTTAAGGATTTTAAGGAACGCAAGCTATCGGACTTGCCGCAGCTCGTTTGCTGGCCTGAAGACGGAGGTGCCTTCATCACGCTTCCGCAGGTGGCGACTCGCCCCGCCGAAAACGCATCAATCATGACAACGAATGTGGGCATGTACCGCATCCAGATTTCTGGCAACGAATACGCCAGCGACGAATGCGGCCTGCATTACCAAATCAAGCGCGATATCGCTAGACACCACCAAAAGGCGATTGAAGAAGGCAGACCGCTCAAGGTCAGCATCTTTATCGGAGGGACGCCCGCGCAGACGGTGGCTGCCGTGATGCCCATGCCCGAAAACTTGAGCGAACTTTTGTTTGCAGGCATGCTCGGCGGCAGACGTTTCCGCTACTTTATCCACGACGGTTATTTAGTTTCAAGCGACGCGGATTTTTGCATTCTTGGCGAACTCCAGCCGGATCTAAAGCCCGAAGGGCCCTTCGGCGACCACATCGGCTACTATTCCGATAGGCATCCGTTCCCATTCTTGAAAGTCAAAAAAGTCTTGTGCAAGAAGAACGCCATCTACCCCTTTACGGTCGTAGGGCGCCCGCCACAAGAAGACACCTTGTTCGGAAGCTTCATTCACCAGATTACAAAGCCCATGGTTCCGGCATCGATTCCAGGACTTGTAGCTCTACACGCCGTTGATGACGCCGGAGTCCACCCGCTTTGCCTAGCGCTTGCCCACGAACGCTTTAGGCCTTACGCCAAACCCGAAGACCGCGAGCCGCTTGAACTTTTGAAGACGGCGAACGCCATTCTCGGATTCAATCAGGCGAGCCTCACCAAGTACCTTTTGATTGCCGCCGCCGAAGACGAAGAAGCCGGCCGCAAAATCGATGTCAACGATATCGCCAGATTCTTCGGACATGTGCTGGAGCGCATCGACTTTAGCCGCGACTTGCATTTTGAAACGAGTACTAGCATCGACACGCTTGACTACACCGGAAGCAAGCTGAATCACGGTTCCAAGCTGACGCTCGCCGCCGCGGGCACCAAGAAGCGCGAGCTCCGCAACAATCCTGAAGATTTGCAGACACTCAAAATCCCGCGAATCACCTCGGCAAAAATCGCTATGCCGGGCGTGATTGTTTTGCAAGGTCCCACCTACGACGAAGCCGCACGCGATGCCTTTATGGCACAAATTGAAGCGGCACTCGCCCACTGGGAATTCCGCGAAAATTACCCCTGGATTTCGATTGTCGATTCCGCATTGGATTCTTCTCTGGACAGCGGCAACCTTCGCGATTTCTTGTGGCTCACCTTTACTCGTTCTGACCCGGCGAAGGATGTTTTCGGCTACCACGCCCAAGTTCTCGAAAAGCACTGGGGGTGCGTTGCCCCGCTGATGGTCGATGCACGCATCAAGCCGCACCATCAAAAGGCGCTTACCGTGCCTGCAGAAATCCGAGAGCGTGCGCGCCAAATTTTAGACGAAGAAAAAGTCTTTGGGGGAAGCAAATGA
- a CDS encoding Dabb family protein, translating to MIRHIVFWKLKSEAEGATAKENGQKMVDAFHALAGKIPGLLSIESGLNFNKAELGNGDVEYDIALDTTFHTKAALDIYQNHPEHLAIVSFVKKVVTERRAVDFEF from the coding sequence ATGATCCGTCACATTGTTTTTTGGAAATTGAAGAGCGAAGCCGAAGGTGCTACCGCAAAAGAAAACGGCCAGAAGATGGTCGACGCTTTCCACGCCTTGGCTGGAAAGATCCCTGGACTCTTGAGCATTGAATCGGGATTGAACTTCAACAAGGCCGAACTGGGCAACGGAGACGTGGAATACGATATCGCACTCGACACCACCTTCCACACCAAGGCCGCTCTCGACATTTATCAGAACCATCCGGAACATTTGGCAATCGTTTCCTTCGTCAAGAAGGTCGTGACCGAACGTCGCGCAGTCGATTTTGAATTTTAA
- a CDS encoding glycosyltransferase, with protein sequence MFTIVDFNNFWSPSGGGVRRYHLQKMAFYEQQEEVLSVFVMPDSKTYTEQKSKGLVIEHVEAYRFPGKWEYRFMWRPSQIRPILEKYKPQVIEVGSPYILPTVVRLVAKKVVPEAILLSFWHADFPITYVQRPVTNKFGRTLGILAKKVAFWYARQEFKHFDGIQVSCDEVLKRLEKNHLPKSHWIPLGCDIQMFSPKKRDEKLVLQLKAGRPERLTIFFPHRFCEEKGIELLLGAYPLIAEKLGCEPALVFAGTGPYLPQVEEAVQKHTHIQYAGFISSIDEMARHYASVDLGLALSGWETFGLSILESMACGNAQIGASTGAAAEHVQNSGAGVILRKRTPEALAEAIVELYRSDLSQKKANARTYAEKFSWNDCFKRQLDLYKQIYNQKRNS encoded by the coding sequence ATGTTCACCATCGTCGACTTTAACAATTTCTGGAGTCCCTCGGGCGGTGGCGTTCGCCGCTACCACCTGCAGAAGATGGCCTTTTACGAACAACAGGAAGAAGTCCTGTCTGTCTTCGTGATGCCGGATTCCAAGACCTATACCGAACAAAAGAGCAAAGGGCTCGTTATCGAGCACGTGGAAGCTTACAGATTCCCGGGCAAGTGGGAATACCGCTTTATGTGGAGGCCGTCGCAGATTAGGCCTATCCTTGAAAAGTACAAGCCCCAAGTGATCGAAGTCGGTTCGCCCTATATTTTACCGACTGTGGTGCGCCTTGTAGCCAAGAAGGTCGTTCCTGAAGCGATTCTTTTAAGTTTCTGGCACGCCGACTTTCCCATCACCTATGTGCAGCGCCCGGTCACGAATAAGTTTGGCCGCACGCTAGGCATTTTGGCCAAGAAGGTCGCCTTCTGGTACGCCAGACAAGAATTCAAGCATTTTGACGGCATCCAAGTTTCTTGCGACGAAGTCCTGAAGCGACTCGAAAAGAATCACCTGCCGAAATCCCACTGGATTCCGCTGGGTTGCGACATCCAGATGTTTTCGCCGAAAAAACGAGACGAAAAGCTGGTTCTGCAGCTGAAAGCCGGAAGGCCTGAACGTCTCACGATCTTTTTCCCGCACCGTTTTTGCGAAGAAAAGGGAATCGAGCTTTTGCTGGGCGCCTACCCCCTGATTGCAGAAAAACTTGGCTGCGAACCGGCCCTTGTCTTTGCAGGCACAGGCCCGTACCTGCCGCAAGTGGAAGAAGCCGTCCAGAAGCACACGCACATTCAGTACGCCGGATTCATTTCGTCCATTGATGAAATGGCAAGGCATTACGCCAGCGTCGACCTTGGACTCGCCCTTTCGGGCTGGGAAACCTTCGGTCTTTCGATTCTCGAAAGCATGGCCTGCGGAAACGCCCAGATTGGCGCAAGCACCGGTGCCGCCGCCGAACATGTGCAAAACTCCGGCGCAGGCGTCATCTTAAGAAAGCGCACGCCCGAAGCCCTGGCAGAAGCGATTGTGGAACTTTACCGTTCGGATTTAAGCCAAAAGAAGGCGAACGCCCGAACCTACGCCGAAAAATTCAGTTGGAACGATTGCTTTAAACGGCAATTGGACCTGTACAAACAAATTTATAACCAAAAGAGGAACTCATGA
- a CDS encoding CHC2 zinc finger domain-containing protein, with amino-acid sequence MIIDQEHAGIVMRAKTHPRQLGIPLSRWGRNLIACCPFHSPEETSLFFYDALGYWRYRCLQCGSEGDLVEFVMRSRFNGMDEPAARAEAVNFLGNLEPEHDLQEEHPWIKEIGGEKSKVLENFVRYCHWAACKSPSSAEFLAARGWSIGQAQLYGIGYYSGDPEPFVSFCMMSGIERHQISFYLDNLDAYHEPRITIPARNSKGLIHSVYGRLINENDGPHTYVSYASGPSDIPFNIQSDVTKPIVVEGFFDALTADLAGIPGVSSTMYQELSLSHLYKLKACGAESVTVILRREQDRREQEYRIQKYLKMAERLNLKLKSIVLPKDETVDQVVRKNGADQLISLVENTGVDTVHTHRRSMLLQDIKENFDTAMGCPPDVSVGYSLNTFPKLTQEIDGIQSGCFYVSSKPFGLKTTLLSSLALDLIQSNPNLKLIYIALETPRRQIFDRLVAMLIGESVLTVRKQSADEAVNQKILEATRDLMAFVRNNRLEIWDDQNNFDNIVLLQNLKEEVKEHQNLVVVIDGLDHLKVSDHADLSDIHERRSSVILDLYKALDIPMFLGGELIDSEQGLVGPRAYLRDSDAIYWLESKGGNMFLTVDSKRLGNNQLYQGTLSIDPLSNRMQEEIEIN; translated from the coding sequence ATGATTATCGATCAAGAACACGCAGGAATTGTTATGCGAGCGAAAACCCATCCGCGACAGTTGGGCATTCCCTTAAGTCGCTGGGGTCGAAACCTGATTGCATGCTGTCCGTTTCATTCGCCCGAAGAAACGTCCTTGTTCTTTTACGACGCCCTGGGTTACTGGCGCTACCGCTGCCTGCAGTGCGGAAGCGAGGGCGACCTCGTCGAATTCGTCATGCGCAGCCGCTTTAACGGCATGGACGAACCGGCCGCCCGAGCAGAGGCCGTCAACTTTTTAGGAAATCTGGAACCGGAACACGACCTGCAAGAAGAGCACCCGTGGATTAAGGAAATCGGCGGCGAAAAGTCCAAGGTTCTTGAAAACTTTGTGCGTTACTGCCACTGGGCTGCCTGCAAAAGCCCCTCTTCTGCAGAATTCCTGGCGGCACGCGGCTGGAGTATTGGCCAGGCCCAACTTTACGGCATTGGCTATTACAGCGGCGATCCGGAACCGTTCGTGAGTTTTTGCATGATGTCGGGCATTGAACGCCACCAGATCAGTTTCTACCTGGATAACCTGGATGCCTACCACGAGCCCCGCATTACAATCCCCGCACGCAACTCCAAGGGACTGATTCATTCCGTCTACGGTCGACTGATTAACGAAAACGACGGACCGCACACGTATGTTTCTTACGCCTCGGGACCCAGCGACATTCCGTTCAACATCCAGTCCGATGTTACCAAACCGATTGTCGTCGAAGGATTCTTCGACGCCTTGACCGCAGACCTCGCCGGCATTCCCGGAGTATCTTCTACCATGTACCAGGAACTCTCCTTGAGTCACCTGTACAAGTTGAAGGCCTGTGGTGCAGAATCGGTCACCGTGATTCTCAGGCGCGAACAGGACCGCCGCGAACAGGAATACCGCATCCAGAAATACCTGAAGATGGCGGAACGTCTGAATTTGAAACTCAAGTCCATCGTGCTTCCCAAAGACGAAACCGTTGACCAGGTGGTCCGCAAAAACGGCGCCGACCAGTTGATTTCGTTAGTGGAAAATACGGGCGTCGATACGGTTCACACCCACCGTCGTTCTATGCTGTTGCAGGACATCAAGGAAAACTTCGACACGGCCATGGGCTGCCCGCCCGATGTCAGCGTGGGTTATTCCCTGAACACCTTCCCGAAACTGACGCAAGAAATTGACGGTATCCAGTCCGGGTGCTTCTACGTTTCTTCGAAGCCTTTCGGTCTCAAGACCACGCTCCTTTCGAGCCTCGCCTTGGATTTGATCCAAAGCAACCCGAACCTCAAGCTGATCTACATCGCCCTTGAAACGCCGCGCCGCCAGATTTTCGACAGACTGGTGGCCATGCTCATTGGCGAATCGGTATTGACCGTCCGCAAGCAGAGCGCAGACGAAGCGGTCAACCAGAAGATTCTGGAAGCCACTCGCGACCTGATGGCGTTCGTACGCAACAACCGTCTTGAAATTTGGGACGACCAGAACAACTTCGACAACATCGTTCTGCTCCAGAACCTGAAGGAAGAAGTCAAGGAACACCAGAATTTGGTCGTAGTCATTGACGGTCTTGACCACCTGAAGGTTTCGGACCATGCCGACCTTTCGGACATTCACGAACGGCGTTCCTCAGTCATTCTCGACCTGTACAAGGCCCTGGACATTCCCATGTTCCTTGGCGGCGAACTCATTGATTCTGAACAAGGCCTTGTGGGGCCGCGCGCCTACCTGCGCGATTCCGACGCCATTTACTGGCTGGAATCCAAGGGCGGCAATATGTTCTTGACCGTCGATTCCAAGCGTCTGGGCAACAATCAGCTGTACCAGGGCACACTTTCGATCGATCCGCTTTCGAATCGAATGCAAGAAGAAATCGAGATCAATTAA
- the ruvC gene encoding crossover junction endodeoxyribonuclease RuvC — protein sequence MIVLGIDPGSITTGYAFIEMGSAKPNVLEYGTLHAPASHALEDRLLHIVSELEKLLDKYKPESFGMEGIFFAKNAKSALVLGHIRGAVLVACRKRGMSYSEYSPRVVKQAVTGDGNASKEQVANMIFARLGIQGGDLPLDASDALAIAWTHANPSPLNDAVSKVLGKKKVVRKKKATTKQWLDLIEKMGGHV from the coding sequence ATGATTGTCCTTGGTATAGATCCTGGTTCCATTACGACTGGCTACGCTTTTATTGAAATGGGTTCGGCAAAGCCGAACGTACTTGAATATGGAACGCTGCACGCTCCTGCAAGTCATGCGCTTGAAGACCGCTTGCTTCATATTGTATCGGAACTGGAGAAATTGTTGGACAAGTATAAGCCGGAATCCTTCGGGATGGAAGGAATCTTTTTTGCCAAGAATGCCAAGAGTGCTTTGGTGCTGGGGCATATTCGCGGAGCCGTGTTGGTGGCCTGCCGCAAGCGTGGCATGAGTTATAGCGAATACAGCCCGCGCGTCGTTAAGCAGGCGGTGACAGGAGACGGCAATGCCTCCAAGGAACAGGTGGCCAATATGATTTTTGCGCGTCTCGGCATTCAAGGCGGCGATCTTCCGCTGGACGCTTCGGATGCTCTTGCCATTGCCTGGACTCATGCAAATCCTTCTCCGTTAAATGATGCGGTCTCAAAGGTATTGGGTAAAAAGAAGGTGGTGCGCAAGAAAAAGGCTACGACCAAGCAGTGGTTGGATTTGATTGAAAAAATGGGAGGGCATGTCTGA
- a CDS encoding M15 family metallopeptidase — MDSKICYGLRPVDSADFVKVDGYTVDKQILEDYNKLKESLSKFGFALRIESAYRPFERQLSIWNRKASGELKLLSAEGLPMERPSDEEDLMYAILTWSALPGASRHHLGTDLDVVDGNACPAGYEVELTPAECDGMFRPFHEKLTELMGAGESFGFQRVFVPGRGKIQPEKWHIAHLPTSRKYLENFSLKNLRALYEKTDIACKSALLDNLETLAHDYIYPYFV, encoded by the coding sequence ATGGACTCCAAGATTTGTTACGGCCTTCGCCCGGTTGATTCCGCTGATTTTGTCAAGGTCGATGGCTATACTGTTGATAAACAAATTCTAGAAGATTACAACAAATTAAAAGAATCGCTGTCAAAGTTCGGATTTGCACTCCGCATCGAGTCGGCGTATCGCCCCTTTGAAAGGCAACTCTCGATTTGGAACCGCAAGGCTAGCGGCGAACTGAAGCTTCTTTCCGCCGAAGGACTCCCCATGGAGCGCCCGAGCGACGAAGAAGATTTGATGTATGCGATTTTAACGTGGTCGGCGCTCCCTGGTGCAAGCCGTCACCATTTAGGGACCGACCTGGATGTCGTCGATGGCAACGCTTGTCCCGCCGGTTACGAGGTGGAACTTACTCCCGCCGAATGTGACGGCATGTTCCGCCCCTTCCATGAGAAACTGACCGAACTGATGGGGGCGGGGGAGTCCTTCGGCTTCCAGCGCGTCTTCGTGCCTGGCCGCGGTAAAATCCAGCCCGAAAAATGGCACATTGCGCATTTGCCCACTTCGCGGAAATATTTGGAAAATTTCTCGCTGAAAAACCTTCGCGCTCTCTATGAGAAAACCGATATTGCCTGCAAGTCTGCCTTGCTGGATAATCTGGAAACTCTTGCCCACGATTATATCTATCCCTATTTTGTATAA
- the mpaA gene encoding murein tripeptide amidase MpaA — MRSTLSQAFSEYGRSVLGTALRYIPCKGRCRLLVIAGIHGEEPETTFLLSRTLRMFEEPFESVAFVLCANPDGVTLGTRGNANGVDLNRNFPTANWNGEPVQTRSVLEAPRDTLLSAGAVPGSEPETAALVSLIQKLAPEAILSMHAPIACVDAPVRSAMVDSLCEVFGVPWLPDIGYPTPGSLGTWCKEQKSPECITLELPRMSLEALFDRYAHSFAEWLKTV; from the coding sequence ATGCGTTCTACCCTTTCACAAGCCTTTTCTGAATACGGTCGTTCTGTTCTGGGAACGGCACTTCGCTACATCCCTTGTAAGGGCCGTTGTCGCCTTTTGGTGATTGCCGGTATCCATGGCGAAGAACCGGAAACGACTTTTCTTTTGAGTCGTACCCTGCGTATGTTCGAAGAGCCTTTTGAATCGGTGGCCTTTGTTCTGTGTGCTAATCCAGACGGCGTGACTCTTGGAACTCGGGGTAATGCCAATGGGGTAGACTTGAACCGCAATTTCCCGACGGCTAATTGGAACGGCGAACCGGTACAAACTCGTTCCGTTCTGGAAGCTCCGCGCGACACTCTGCTTTCTGCAGGGGCGGTTCCCGGAAGTGAACCGGAAACGGCAGCCCTTGTGTCGCTCATTCAAAAGCTTGCCCCCGAAGCCATTCTTTCGATGCATGCACCCATTGCCTGCGTCGACGCCCCCGTTCGCTCGGCGATGGTGGATTCGCTTTGTGAAGTCTTCGGCGTTCCGTGGCTGCCCGATATCGGGTACCCGACACCCGGCAGCCTAGGCACCTGGTGCAAGGAACAAAAAAGTCCAGAGTGCATTACTCTGGAACTTCCTAGAATGTCTTTAGAGGCTTTGTTTGACCGCTACGCCCATTCCTTTGCGGAATGGCTTAAAACGGTCTAG
- a CDS encoding phosphatidylcholine/phosphatidylserine synthase, protein MGKSRFILPNAFTSMNFLLGVFAICWVTGAFSSFTTSDPIRTGAYFIILSVLLDKLDGFAARLVNASSEFGAQFDSLADLIAFGLAPAFTVFFTYKTLSPDWFQANGVLLIVTFSIYVLCAAMRLAKYNACDSDTYHHHFSGLPSTFAGAINAILIVYLKSNGLFENPESPMLVIPVLVMLVTGLLMVSPLFLPKLQPRKNQLFNIGQAILIVITYICGFLFISEKVPFILEYLLILCSTYLVVGFTIGLVQRKRIIENAEKNKIEERR, encoded by the coding sequence ATGGGTAAATCTCGTTTTATTTTGCCGAATGCGTTTACCAGCATGAATTTTCTTCTTGGCGTTTTTGCCATCTGTTGGGTGACCGGCGCATTCAGTTCCTTTACGACATCTGATCCTATTCGTACCGGTGCCTATTTCATTATCTTGAGCGTTCTCTTGGACAAGCTGGACGGCTTTGCCGCCCGCCTCGTAAATGCAAGCTCCGAATTCGGCGCCCAGTTCGACAGCCTCGCCGACCTGATTGCCTTTGGCCTCGCTCCGGCCTTTACGGTTTTCTTCACCTACAAGACATTGTCCCCGGATTGGTTCCAGGCAAACGGAGTGCTCCTGATTGTGACGTTCTCCATTTACGTGCTTTGCGCCGCCATGCGCCTCGCCAAGTACAACGCCTGCGACTCTGACACCTATCACCACCACTTCTCCGGTCTTCCGTCCACCTTCGCAGGTGCAATCAACGCAATCCTGATTGTGTACCTGAAGTCCAACGGCCTGTTCGAAAATCCCGAAAGCCCCATGTTGGTGATTCCCGTGCTGGTGATGCTCGTGACCGGTCTTCTGATGGTGAGCCCGCTCTTCTTGCCCAAGCTCCAGCCCCGCAAGAACCAGCTGTTCAACATCGGCCAGGCCATTCTGATCGTGATCACCTACATCTGCGGTTTCCTGTTTATTTCGGAAAAGGTTCCGTTTATTCTGGAATACCTGCTGATCCTTTGCTCCACTTACCTGGTTGTCGGATTCACCATCGGGCTCGTCCAGCGTAAGCGCATCATTGAAAACGCCGAAAAGAACAAGATTGAAGAACGCCGCTAG
- a CDS encoding ABC transporter substrate-binding protein yields MLLVGCNEESKAAPEKVESEYSRSETLYIGGFDWAPPSTFNPLDYDPNFPIDGNCRITYEALLAYNQLSGELEPMLADSYTSSEDKITVHLDPKAKWSNGKPVTVSDVLYTFKIDSILPTPRHGNWEFLSEITDDGDNNISFHFGKNKNPLIILNAIAETSILPKEVFEPLVQGAKSGKKYDMSRITAFKNDSMPVVSGPYNIKTYSPEQIVLERNDNYWGNYKYNGKKPSPKYIIHSLYNGNNHFNSAMTKGNLDISSVFLPRIWDKAKDSIRAWSRNEPYHLPGSITTLLIAHQSAPFNDVALRRAMMHAINFEKIKSRAVSNYTPVIQPGFILPFGTESKFFNKEDADKYGYAYDIEKAKSILTAAGYNWDDSGKLIDKKKQPVRSFTIECPQGWTDWEDAIKVIVESLHEIGLTAEEKFVDYSVWDKNLRQGTFDLAMKTQTAELSAASPWNRFDQVMGSVSFKEIGEEAFANQGRYKNEDADKLLQKIPALTNEKDLIAAYRELNRIFMETIPVIPVMYRPTQYYQFSTKHWTNFPTEEDPYAPPQSLVVAAGVKALWKITPIAEPAK; encoded by the coding sequence ATGCTTTTAGTTGGTTGTAACGAAGAAAGCAAGGCCGCACCCGAAAAGGTGGAATCGGAATACAGCCGTAGCGAAACTCTGTATATCGGCGGTTTCGACTGGGCGCCTCCTTCTACGTTTAACCCGCTGGACTACGATCCCAACTTCCCCATTGATGGCAACTGCCGAATCACCTACGAAGCATTGCTTGCCTATAACCAATTGAGTGGCGAACTGGAACCCATGCTGGCCGACAGCTACACCAGCAGCGAAGACAAGATTACCGTCCACCTCGATCCCAAGGCCAAGTGGAGCAACGGCAAGCCCGTTACCGTTAGCGACGTCCTGTACACCTTCAAGATTGACTCCATTCTTCCCACGCCGCGTCACGGCAACTGGGAATTCTTGAGCGAAATCACCGACGACGGCGACAACAACATTTCCTTCCACTTTGGAAAGAACAAAAATCCCTTAATCATCCTGAACGCTATTGCGGAAACCTCCATCTTGCCCAAAGAAGTCTTTGAACCCCTTGTCCAGGGGGCGAAGTCCGGCAAGAAATACGATATGAGCCGCATTACTGCCTTCAAGAACGATTCCATGCCGGTCGTTTCGGGTCCTTACAACATCAAGACCTATTCTCCCGAACAGATCGTATTGGAACGCAACGACAATTACTGGGGCAACTACAAATATAACGGCAAGAAGCCCTCTCCCAAGTACATCATCCATTCCCTGTACAACGGAAACAACCATTTCAACAGCGCCATGACCAAGGGCAACTTGGACATTTCGTCGGTGTTCCTGCCCCGCATTTGGGACAAGGCTAAGGATAGCATCCGCGCCTGGAGCCGCAACGAACCGTACCACCTCCCTGGGTCCATCACGACTCTTCTCATCGCCCACCAGAGCGCCCCCTTCAACGACGTGGCACTCCGTCGCGCCATGATGCACGCCATCAACTTCGAGAAGATCAAGTCCCGCGCCGTTTCGAACTACACCCCCGTCATTCAGCCGGGATTCATCCTGCCTTTCGGCACCGAATCCAAGTTCTTCAACAAGGAAGATGCTGACAAGTACGGCTACGCCTACGACATCGAAAAGGCCAAGTCTATCTTGACTGCCGCCGGTTACAACTGGGACGATAGCGGCAAGCTAATCGACAAGAAGAAGCAGCCCGTTCGCAGCTTCACCATCGAATGTCCGCAGGGTTGGACCGACTGGGAAGACGCCATCAAGGTGATTGTGGAATCGCTCCACGAAATCGGACTTACCGCCGAAGAAAAATTTGTCGACTATAGCGTATGGGACAAGAACCTGAGACAGGGCACATTCGACCTTGCCATGAAGACTCAGACGGCAGAACTTTCTGCAGCTTCTCCCTGGAACCGCTTTGACCAGGTCATGGGTTCCGTTTCCTTCAAGGAAATTGGCGAAGAAGCCTTTGCCAACCAGGGCCGCTACAAGAACGAAGACGCCGACAAGTTGCTCCAGAAAATTCCCGCCCTCACCAACGAGAAGGACCTGATTGCGGCATACCGCGAGCTGAACCGCATCTTCATGGAAACGATTCCGGTGATTCCGGTGATGTACCGCCCGACGCAGTACTACCAGTTCTCGACCAAGCATTGGACCAACTTCCCCACCGAAGAAGATCCCTATGCTCCGCCCCAGAGTCTCGTTGTCGCAGCCGGCGTAAAAGCCCTTTGGAAGATTACTCCCATCGCAGAACCTGCGAAATAA